A single window of Pogoniulus pusillus isolate bPogPus1 chromosome 11, bPogPus1.pri, whole genome shotgun sequence DNA harbors:
- the ERN1 gene encoding serine/threonine-protein kinase/endoribonuclease IRE1 isoform X3 yields MGKKQDIWYVVDLMTGEKQQTLTSSFAESLCPSTSLLYLGRTEYTITMYDTKKKELRWNATYFDYAATLPDEDIKYKMSHFVSNGDGLVVTVDSESGDVLWIQNYASPVVAFYIWQREGLRKIMHTNVGIETLRYLTFMSGEVGHITKWKYPFPKETETKSKLTPTLYVGKYSTSLYASPSMVHEGVTVVPRGSAIPLLEGPKTEGVTIEDSGECVITPSTDVKFSGRLKEKSKLSYWNDWLLIGHHETPLSAPTKILEKFPRNLPKKPENVIPADSDKATLEEVIDIVEGSSTEAPPAVPKDIEEKPARPAPRPEAPVDSMLKDMATIILSTFLLVGWLAFIITYPMNWGPFSQSVLQQQQRQHQLEEKIQLLQQQKLPFHAPSDLPSEADFLDTSHGRTESSATSTPNMSPRASNHSAYSSISTSDAGSCLSTEQEEGDEDANRVMVGKISFNPKDVLGHGAEGTIVYRGTFDNRDVAVKRILPECFSFADREVQLLRESDEHPNVIRYFCTEKDRQFQYIAIELCAATLQEYVEQKAFSHHGLQPITLLQQTTSGLAYLHSLSIVHRDLKPHNILISMPNAHGKVKAMISDFGLCKKLAVGRHSFSRRSGVPGTEGWIAPEMLSEDCKENPTYTVDIFSAGCVFYYVVSEGSHPFGKSLQRQANILLGAYSLESLSPGRHEDIVARDLIEQMINMDPQKRPSASCVLKHPFFWSLEKQLQFFQDVSDRIEKESLDGPIVKQLERGGREVVKMDWREHITVPLQTDLRKFRSYKGGSVRDLLRAMRNKKHHYRELPAEVQETLGSIPDDFVCYFTARFPHLFLHTYKAMHICCQERLFQHYYHQDSAELSLAGDTV; encoded by the exons ATGG GTAAAAAGCAGGATATTTGGTATGTGGTTGACCTCATGACTGGGGAGAAACAGCAGACCTTGACCTCCTCATTTGCAGAAAGTCTTTGCccatcaacatctctcctgtaccTTGGGAGAACAG AGTACACGATCACGATGTACGACACCAAGAAGAAGGAGCTGCGGTGGAATGCCACCTACTTTGACTATGCAGCAACTCTGCCTGATGAAGACATAAAATACA AAATGTCTCACTTTGTGTCCAACGGGGACGGGCTGGTGGTGACTGTGGACAGCGAGTCCGGGGACGTGCTGTGGATTCAGAACTACGCTTCTCCCGTGGTAGCTTTTTACATCTGGCAGCGTGAAGGGCTGCGGAAGATTATGCACACTAATGTGGGCATAGAGACCCTGAGATACCTGACCTTCATGTCTGGGGAGGTTGGACACATCACCAAGTGGAAATACCCTTTCCCAAAGGAAACTGAGACCAAGAGCAAACTGAC ACCAACTCTCTATGTAGGGAAATACTCCACAAGTCTGTACGCATCACCGTCAATGGTGCACGAAGGAGTAACTGTTGTG CCCCGAGGCAGCGCCATTCCTTTACTGGAGGGGCCAAAAACAGAGGGTGTGACAATTGAAGACAGCGGTGAGTGCGTTATCACCCCCAGCACAGACGTGAAGTTCTcaggcaggctgaaagagaaGAGCAAACTCAGCTACTGGAACGACTGGCTCCTGATAG GGCACCATGAAACACCATTATCTGCCCCTACCAAGATCCTGGAGAAATTCCCAAGGAACTTACCTAAGAAGCCTGAAAATGTGATTCCAGCTGACTCTGATAAGGCCACTCTTGAAGAG GTTATTGACATCGTTGAAGGTTCTTCAACAGAAGCACCTCCTGCTGTTCCAAAGGATATTGAGGAGAAACCTGCCCGGCCTGCCCCTCGACCAGAGGCTCCTGTGGACTCCATGTTGAAAGACATGGCCACAATCAttctcagcaccttcctgctgGTGGGCTGGCTGGCTTTTATCATCACTTACCCAATG AACTGGGGTCCTTTCTCACAGAGTGTGCTTCAGCAACAACAGAGGCAGCAccagctggaagagaagatacagctcctgcagcagcagaagctgccctTCCATGCTCCCAGCGACCTGCCCTCAGAGGCAGACTttctggacacctcccatggCCGGACAGAGAGCTCAGCTACCAGTACACCAAACATGTCCCCTAGAGCATCAAACCATTCTGcctactccagcatctccacatctgaTGCTGGAAGCTGCCTCTCCACTGAGCAAGAAGAAGGAG ATGAAGATGCCAACAGAGTGATGGTTGGCAAGATTTCCTTTAACCCAAAAGATGTcctgggacatggagctgagGGGACAATTGTTTACAG gggcACATTTGATAACCGTGATGTTGCAGTGAAAAGAATTCTTCCTGAGTGCTTCAGCTTTGCAGACCGGGAGGTGCAGCTGCTGCGTGAGTCCGACGAGCACCCCAACGTGATCCGCTACTTCTGCACGGAGAAGGATCGCCAGTTCCAGTACATAGCCATTGAGCTCTGCGCCGCCACTCTACAGGAG TATGTAGAGCAGAAGGCCTTCAGTCACCATGGCTTGCAACCCATCACACTCCTGCAACAGACAACATCTGGCCTGGCCTACCTGCATTCCCTTAGCATTG TCCACAGGGACCTGAAGCCCCATAACATCCTCATCTCCATGCCTAACGCCCACGGCAAAGTCAAAGCCATGATCTCAGACTTCGGCCTGTGCAAGAAGCTGGCGGTGGgcaggcacagcttcagccgTCGCTCAGGGGTGCCAGGCACTGAAGGCTGGATTGCTCCAGAGATGCTGAGTGAAGATTGCAAAGAGAACCCT ACTTACACTGTGGACATCTTTTCTGCTGGCTGTGTCTTTTACTATGTGGTGTCTGAGGGCAGCCACCCCTTCGGCAAGTCCCTGCAGCGCCAGGCCAACATCCTGCTGGGTGCCTACAGCCTGGAGTCTCTGAGCCCAGGGAGGCATG AAGACATAGTTGCTCGTGATTTAATAGAGCAGATGATAAACATGGACCCTCAGAAACGGCCctctgccagctgtgtgctcaAGCACCCATTCTTTTGGAGTTTAGAGAAACAGCTCCAGTTTTTTCAG GATGTCAGTGACCGGATAGAGAAAGAATCTTTAGATGGTCCAATCGTTAAGCAATTAGAAAGAGGTGGAAGAGAGGTAGTGAAGATGGACTGGAGAGAGCACATCACAGTTCCTCTTCAGACAG ACCTTCGCAAATTCCGATCGTATAAAGGAGGCTCCGTGCGGGATCTGCTGAGGGCAATGAGAAACAAG AAGCACCACTACAGAGAACtgcctgcagaggtgcaggagaCCTTGGGCTCCATCCCAGATGATTTTGTGTGTTACTTCACAGCTCGTTTCCCTCACCTGTTCCTACACACCTACAAGGCAATGCATATCTGCTGCCAGGAAAGACTGTTTCAGCATTACTATCATCAGgactctgcagagctgagccttgCAGGAGACACTGTTTGA
- the ERN1 gene encoding serine/threonine-protein kinase/endoribonuclease IRE1 isoform X2, with protein MESLRRLLLLSLGFLVVLLSPRPSNTSSVTVSETLLFVSTLDGSLHAVSKRTGAIKWTLKEDPVLQVPIHVEEPAFLPDPNDGSLYTLGGKNSEGLTKLPFTIPELVQASPCRSSDGILYMGKKQDIWYVVDLMTGEKQQTLTSSFAESLCPSTSLLYLGRTEYTITMYDTKKKELRWNATYFDYAATLPDEDIKYKMSHFVSNGDGLVVTVDSESGDVLWIQNYASPVVAFYIWQREGLRKIMHTNVGIETLRYLTFMSGEVGHITKWKYPFPKETETKSKLTPTLYVGKYSTSLYASPSMVHEGVTVVPRGSAIPLLEGPKTEGVTIEDSGECVITPSTDVKFSGRLKEKSKLSYWNDWLLIGHHETPLSAPTKILEKFPRNLPKKPENVIPADSDKATLEEVIDIVEGSSTEAPPAVPKDIEEKPARPAPRPEAPVDSMLKDMATIILSTFLLVGWLAFIITYPMSVLQQQQRQHQLEEKIQLLQQQKLPFHAPSDLPSEADFLDTSHGRTESSATSTPNMSPRASNHSAYSSISTSDAGSCLSTEQEEGDEDANRVMVGKISFNPKDVLGHGAEGTIVYRGTFDNRDVAVKRILPECFSFADREVQLLRESDEHPNVIRYFCTEKDRQFQYIAIELCAATLQEYVEQKAFSHHGLQPITLLQQTTSGLAYLHSLSIVHRDLKPHNILISMPNAHGKVKAMISDFGLCKKLAVGRHSFSRRSGVPGTEGWIAPEMLSEDCKENPTYTVDIFSAGCVFYYVVSEGSHPFGKSLQRQANILLGAYSLESLSPGRHEDIVARDLIEQMINMDPQKRPSASCVLKHPFFWSLEKQLQFFQDVSDRIEKESLDGPIVKQLERGGREVVKMDWREHITVPLQTDLRKFRSYKGGSVRDLLRAMRNKKHHYRELPAEVQETLGSIPDDFVCYFTARFPHLFLHTYKAMHICCQERLFQHYYHQDSAELSLAGDTV; from the exons ATCCTGTGCTCCAGGTGCCAATACATGTGGAAGA GCCAGCATTTCTTCCAGATCCAAACGATGGCAGTTTGTACACACTCGGTGGCAAGAACAGCGAGGGCTTGACG AAACTTCCGTTTACTATCCCAGAGCTGGTGCAGGCATCTCCCTGTCGCAGTTCAGATGGGATCCTGTACATGG GTAAAAAGCAGGATATTTGGTATGTGGTTGACCTCATGACTGGGGAGAAACAGCAGACCTTGACCTCCTCATTTGCAGAAAGTCTTTGCccatcaacatctctcctgtaccTTGGGAGAACAG AGTACACGATCACGATGTACGACACCAAGAAGAAGGAGCTGCGGTGGAATGCCACCTACTTTGACTATGCAGCAACTCTGCCTGATGAAGACATAAAATACA AAATGTCTCACTTTGTGTCCAACGGGGACGGGCTGGTGGTGACTGTGGACAGCGAGTCCGGGGACGTGCTGTGGATTCAGAACTACGCTTCTCCCGTGGTAGCTTTTTACATCTGGCAGCGTGAAGGGCTGCGGAAGATTATGCACACTAATGTGGGCATAGAGACCCTGAGATACCTGACCTTCATGTCTGGGGAGGTTGGACACATCACCAAGTGGAAATACCCTTTCCCAAAGGAAACTGAGACCAAGAGCAAACTGAC ACCAACTCTCTATGTAGGGAAATACTCCACAAGTCTGTACGCATCACCGTCAATGGTGCACGAAGGAGTAACTGTTGTG CCCCGAGGCAGCGCCATTCCTTTACTGGAGGGGCCAAAAACAGAGGGTGTGACAATTGAAGACAGCGGTGAGTGCGTTATCACCCCCAGCACAGACGTGAAGTTCTcaggcaggctgaaagagaaGAGCAAACTCAGCTACTGGAACGACTGGCTCCTGATAG GGCACCATGAAACACCATTATCTGCCCCTACCAAGATCCTGGAGAAATTCCCAAGGAACTTACCTAAGAAGCCTGAAAATGTGATTCCAGCTGACTCTGATAAGGCCACTCTTGAAGAG GTTATTGACATCGTTGAAGGTTCTTCAACAGAAGCACCTCCTGCTGTTCCAAAGGATATTGAGGAGAAACCTGCCCGGCCTGCCCCTCGACCAGAGGCTCCTGTGGACTCCATGTTGAAAGACATGGCCACAATCAttctcagcaccttcctgctgGTGGGCTGGCTGGCTTTTATCATCACTTACCCAATG AGTGTGCTTCAGCAACAACAGAGGCAGCAccagctggaagagaagatacagctcctgcagcagcagaagctgccctTCCATGCTCCCAGCGACCTGCCCTCAGAGGCAGACTttctggacacctcccatggCCGGACAGAGAGCTCAGCTACCAGTACACCAAACATGTCCCCTAGAGCATCAAACCATTCTGcctactccagcatctccacatctgaTGCTGGAAGCTGCCTCTCCACTGAGCAAGAAGAAGGAG ATGAAGATGCCAACAGAGTGATGGTTGGCAAGATTTCCTTTAACCCAAAAGATGTcctgggacatggagctgagGGGACAATTGTTTACAG gggcACATTTGATAACCGTGATGTTGCAGTGAAAAGAATTCTTCCTGAGTGCTTCAGCTTTGCAGACCGGGAGGTGCAGCTGCTGCGTGAGTCCGACGAGCACCCCAACGTGATCCGCTACTTCTGCACGGAGAAGGATCGCCAGTTCCAGTACATAGCCATTGAGCTCTGCGCCGCCACTCTACAGGAG TATGTAGAGCAGAAGGCCTTCAGTCACCATGGCTTGCAACCCATCACACTCCTGCAACAGACAACATCTGGCCTGGCCTACCTGCATTCCCTTAGCATTG TCCACAGGGACCTGAAGCCCCATAACATCCTCATCTCCATGCCTAACGCCCACGGCAAAGTCAAAGCCATGATCTCAGACTTCGGCCTGTGCAAGAAGCTGGCGGTGGgcaggcacagcttcagccgTCGCTCAGGGGTGCCAGGCACTGAAGGCTGGATTGCTCCAGAGATGCTGAGTGAAGATTGCAAAGAGAACCCT ACTTACACTGTGGACATCTTTTCTGCTGGCTGTGTCTTTTACTATGTGGTGTCTGAGGGCAGCCACCCCTTCGGCAAGTCCCTGCAGCGCCAGGCCAACATCCTGCTGGGTGCCTACAGCCTGGAGTCTCTGAGCCCAGGGAGGCATG AAGACATAGTTGCTCGTGATTTAATAGAGCAGATGATAAACATGGACCCTCAGAAACGGCCctctgccagctgtgtgctcaAGCACCCATTCTTTTGGAGTTTAGAGAAACAGCTCCAGTTTTTTCAG GATGTCAGTGACCGGATAGAGAAAGAATCTTTAGATGGTCCAATCGTTAAGCAATTAGAAAGAGGTGGAAGAGAGGTAGTGAAGATGGACTGGAGAGAGCACATCACAGTTCCTCTTCAGACAG ACCTTCGCAAATTCCGATCGTATAAAGGAGGCTCCGTGCGGGATCTGCTGAGGGCAATGAGAAACAAG AAGCACCACTACAGAGAACtgcctgcagaggtgcaggagaCCTTGGGCTCCATCCCAGATGATTTTGTGTGTTACTTCACAGCTCGTTTCCCTCACCTGTTCCTACACACCTACAAGGCAATGCATATCTGCTGCCAGGAAAGACTGTTTCAGCATTACTATCATCAGgactctgcagagctgagccttgCAGGAGACACTGTTTGA
- the ERN1 gene encoding serine/threonine-protein kinase/endoribonuclease IRE1 isoform X1, with product MESLRRLLLLSLGFLVVLLSPRPSNTSSVTVSETLLFVSTLDGSLHAVSKRTGAIKWTLKEDPVLQVPIHVEEPAFLPDPNDGSLYTLGGKNSEGLTKLPFTIPELVQASPCRSSDGILYMGKKQDIWYVVDLMTGEKQQTLTSSFAESLCPSTSLLYLGRTEYTITMYDTKKKELRWNATYFDYAATLPDEDIKYKMSHFVSNGDGLVVTVDSESGDVLWIQNYASPVVAFYIWQREGLRKIMHTNVGIETLRYLTFMSGEVGHITKWKYPFPKETETKSKLTPTLYVGKYSTSLYASPSMVHEGVTVVPRGSAIPLLEGPKTEGVTIEDSGECVITPSTDVKFSGRLKEKSKLSYWNDWLLIGHHETPLSAPTKILEKFPRNLPKKPENVIPADSDKATLEEVIDIVEGSSTEAPPAVPKDIEEKPARPAPRPEAPVDSMLKDMATIILSTFLLVGWLAFIITYPMNWGPFSQSVLQQQQRQHQLEEKIQLLQQQKLPFHAPSDLPSEADFLDTSHGRTESSATSTPNMSPRASNHSAYSSISTSDAGSCLSTEQEEGDEDANRVMVGKISFNPKDVLGHGAEGTIVYRGTFDNRDVAVKRILPECFSFADREVQLLRESDEHPNVIRYFCTEKDRQFQYIAIELCAATLQEYVEQKAFSHHGLQPITLLQQTTSGLAYLHSLSIVHRDLKPHNILISMPNAHGKVKAMISDFGLCKKLAVGRHSFSRRSGVPGTEGWIAPEMLSEDCKENPTYTVDIFSAGCVFYYVVSEGSHPFGKSLQRQANILLGAYSLESLSPGRHEDIVARDLIEQMINMDPQKRPSASCVLKHPFFWSLEKQLQFFQDVSDRIEKESLDGPIVKQLERGGREVVKMDWREHITVPLQTDLRKFRSYKGGSVRDLLRAMRNKKHHYRELPAEVQETLGSIPDDFVCYFTARFPHLFLHTYKAMHICCQERLFQHYYHQDSAELSLAGDTV from the exons ATCCTGTGCTCCAGGTGCCAATACATGTGGAAGA GCCAGCATTTCTTCCAGATCCAAACGATGGCAGTTTGTACACACTCGGTGGCAAGAACAGCGAGGGCTTGACG AAACTTCCGTTTACTATCCCAGAGCTGGTGCAGGCATCTCCCTGTCGCAGTTCAGATGGGATCCTGTACATGG GTAAAAAGCAGGATATTTGGTATGTGGTTGACCTCATGACTGGGGAGAAACAGCAGACCTTGACCTCCTCATTTGCAGAAAGTCTTTGCccatcaacatctctcctgtaccTTGGGAGAACAG AGTACACGATCACGATGTACGACACCAAGAAGAAGGAGCTGCGGTGGAATGCCACCTACTTTGACTATGCAGCAACTCTGCCTGATGAAGACATAAAATACA AAATGTCTCACTTTGTGTCCAACGGGGACGGGCTGGTGGTGACTGTGGACAGCGAGTCCGGGGACGTGCTGTGGATTCAGAACTACGCTTCTCCCGTGGTAGCTTTTTACATCTGGCAGCGTGAAGGGCTGCGGAAGATTATGCACACTAATGTGGGCATAGAGACCCTGAGATACCTGACCTTCATGTCTGGGGAGGTTGGACACATCACCAAGTGGAAATACCCTTTCCCAAAGGAAACTGAGACCAAGAGCAAACTGAC ACCAACTCTCTATGTAGGGAAATACTCCACAAGTCTGTACGCATCACCGTCAATGGTGCACGAAGGAGTAACTGTTGTG CCCCGAGGCAGCGCCATTCCTTTACTGGAGGGGCCAAAAACAGAGGGTGTGACAATTGAAGACAGCGGTGAGTGCGTTATCACCCCCAGCACAGACGTGAAGTTCTcaggcaggctgaaagagaaGAGCAAACTCAGCTACTGGAACGACTGGCTCCTGATAG GGCACCATGAAACACCATTATCTGCCCCTACCAAGATCCTGGAGAAATTCCCAAGGAACTTACCTAAGAAGCCTGAAAATGTGATTCCAGCTGACTCTGATAAGGCCACTCTTGAAGAG GTTATTGACATCGTTGAAGGTTCTTCAACAGAAGCACCTCCTGCTGTTCCAAAGGATATTGAGGAGAAACCTGCCCGGCCTGCCCCTCGACCAGAGGCTCCTGTGGACTCCATGTTGAAAGACATGGCCACAATCAttctcagcaccttcctgctgGTGGGCTGGCTGGCTTTTATCATCACTTACCCAATG AACTGGGGTCCTTTCTCACAGAGTGTGCTTCAGCAACAACAGAGGCAGCAccagctggaagagaagatacagctcctgcagcagcagaagctgccctTCCATGCTCCCAGCGACCTGCCCTCAGAGGCAGACTttctggacacctcccatggCCGGACAGAGAGCTCAGCTACCAGTACACCAAACATGTCCCCTAGAGCATCAAACCATTCTGcctactccagcatctccacatctgaTGCTGGAAGCTGCCTCTCCACTGAGCAAGAAGAAGGAG ATGAAGATGCCAACAGAGTGATGGTTGGCAAGATTTCCTTTAACCCAAAAGATGTcctgggacatggagctgagGGGACAATTGTTTACAG gggcACATTTGATAACCGTGATGTTGCAGTGAAAAGAATTCTTCCTGAGTGCTTCAGCTTTGCAGACCGGGAGGTGCAGCTGCTGCGTGAGTCCGACGAGCACCCCAACGTGATCCGCTACTTCTGCACGGAGAAGGATCGCCAGTTCCAGTACATAGCCATTGAGCTCTGCGCCGCCACTCTACAGGAG TATGTAGAGCAGAAGGCCTTCAGTCACCATGGCTTGCAACCCATCACACTCCTGCAACAGACAACATCTGGCCTGGCCTACCTGCATTCCCTTAGCATTG TCCACAGGGACCTGAAGCCCCATAACATCCTCATCTCCATGCCTAACGCCCACGGCAAAGTCAAAGCCATGATCTCAGACTTCGGCCTGTGCAAGAAGCTGGCGGTGGgcaggcacagcttcagccgTCGCTCAGGGGTGCCAGGCACTGAAGGCTGGATTGCTCCAGAGATGCTGAGTGAAGATTGCAAAGAGAACCCT ACTTACACTGTGGACATCTTTTCTGCTGGCTGTGTCTTTTACTATGTGGTGTCTGAGGGCAGCCACCCCTTCGGCAAGTCCCTGCAGCGCCAGGCCAACATCCTGCTGGGTGCCTACAGCCTGGAGTCTCTGAGCCCAGGGAGGCATG AAGACATAGTTGCTCGTGATTTAATAGAGCAGATGATAAACATGGACCCTCAGAAACGGCCctctgccagctgtgtgctcaAGCACCCATTCTTTTGGAGTTTAGAGAAACAGCTCCAGTTTTTTCAG GATGTCAGTGACCGGATAGAGAAAGAATCTTTAGATGGTCCAATCGTTAAGCAATTAGAAAGAGGTGGAAGAGAGGTAGTGAAGATGGACTGGAGAGAGCACATCACAGTTCCTCTTCAGACAG ACCTTCGCAAATTCCGATCGTATAAAGGAGGCTCCGTGCGGGATCTGCTGAGGGCAATGAGAAACAAG AAGCACCACTACAGAGAACtgcctgcagaggtgcaggagaCCTTGGGCTCCATCCCAGATGATTTTGTGTGTTACTTCACAGCTCGTTTCCCTCACCTGTTCCTACACACCTACAAGGCAATGCATATCTGCTGCCAGGAAAGACTGTTTCAGCATTACTATCATCAGgactctgcagagctgagccttgCAGGAGACACTGTTTGA